A section of the candidate division TA06 bacterium genome encodes:
- a CDS encoding sodium ion-translocating decarboxylase subunit beta, giving the protein MQDLLIGFTSFTLSQAAMLLIGGLLLYLAIAKEYEPMLLLPIGFGCIMANIPFSAAVGDEGPLTLLYQYGILTELFPLLIFIAIGAMIDFGILLKNPKMFLFGGAAQFGIFFTITVATLLGFDLKEAASIGIIGAADGPTSIYVATKFAPRLLAPISVAAYTYMSLVPIIQPPVIRALTTLEERKIRMPYHEAGISKTVKILFPILITIIAGIVAPVSVALVGFLMFGNLLRESGVTERLGKTAQNELANLVTILLGITIGSTMAAESFLRWDTLMIIGLGLIAFIGDTAGGVLFAKFLNLFTKEKINPMVGAAGISAFPMLARVIHQEAQRADPANFLLNHAVSANVAGQIGSIIAGGLILALVK; this is encoded by the coding sequence ATGCAAGACCTTCTTATCGGCTTCACCTCCTTCACACTTAGCCAGGCGGCCATGCTGCTCATCGGCGGCCTTCTGCTTTACCTGGCCATCGCCAAAGAGTACGAACCGATGCTGCTCCTGCCCATCGGCTTTGGCTGCATCATGGCCAACATCCCCTTCTCGGCGGCGGTGGGCGACGAGGGCCCGCTTACCCTGCTCTACCAGTACGGCATCCTCACCGAGCTCTTTCCCCTGCTGATCTTCATCGCCATCGGGGCCATGATAGACTTCGGAATTCTGCTGAAGAACCCCAAGATGTTCCTGTTCGGCGGGGCGGCCCAGTTCGGGATATTCTTTACCATCACTGTGGCCACCCTGCTGGGATTTGACCTGAAGGAGGCCGCCTCCATCGGCATCATCGGCGCCGCCGACGGCCCCACCTCCATATACGTGGCTACCAAGTTCGCCCCCAGGCTGCTGGCTCCCATCTCGGTGGCGGCCTATACCTACATGTCGCTGGTGCCCATCATCCAGCCCCCGGTGATCCGGGCCCTGACCACTTTGGAGGAGCGCAAGATAAGGATGCCCTACCACGAGGCCGGGATCTCCAAGACGGTCAAGATACTGTTCCCCATACTGATCACCATCATCGCCGGCATCGTGGCCCCGGTCAGCGTGGCCCTGGTGGGTTTCCTGATGTTCGGAAACCTTTTAAGGGAATCCGGCGTCACTGAGCGGCTTGGCAAGACGGCCCAGAACGAGCTGGCCAATCTGGTGACAATTTTGCTGGGCATCACCATCGGCTCCACCATGGCGGCCGAAAGCTTTTTGCGCTGGGACACTTTGATGATCATCGGGCTGGGGTTGATAGCCTTCATCGGCGACACCGCCGGTGGGGTGCTGTTCGCCAAGTTCCTTAACCTTTTCACCAAGGAAAAGATCAACCCCATGGTGGGCGCGGCCGGGATCTCGGCCTTCCCCATGTTGGCCCGGGTGATCCACCAGGAGGCCCAGCGGGCCGACCCGGCCAACTTTTTGCTGAACCACGCGGTCAGCGCCAACGTGGCCGGACAGATCGGGTCCATCATCGCCGGGGGACTGATCCTGGCGCTGGTGAAGTGA
- a CDS encoding SemiSWEET transporter, whose product MLIKTIGFLAGLLTTVSFLPQVIKTYQTKHAEDFNLLFLVLFLCGITLWLVYGIMIHEWPIILANGVTIVLNFILLGMKMKYKKK is encoded by the coding sequence ATGCTCATCAAAACCATCGGCTTTTTGGCCGGACTGCTGACTACCGTCAGCTTCCTGCCCCAGGTCATCAAAACCTACCAGACCAAACATGCCGAGGACTTCAACCTGCTGTTCCTGGTGCTTTTCCTCTGCGGTATTACTTTGTGGCTGGTTTATGGTATAATGATCCACGAATGGCCGATCATTTTGGCCAACGGAGTGACCATAGTGCTTAATTTCATCCTGCTGGGGATGAAGATGAAGTATAAGAAGAAATGA
- a CDS encoding SPFH/Band 7/PHB domain protein: MIFWIIVAVFIFFIGIRIVRPIEKGVVERLGRFRKVADQGFHWIIPVIDRMHKINTTELMIDAEPQEVITLDNLNAMVDAQVYFKVKRDDESIKNSIYNVNNYRIQIVALARTTLRNVIGNLSLKDANSKRGELNRQLQETMQHETANWGIDIVRTELKEIMPPQDVQETMNKVVKAQNEKIAAVDFATATETQADGARRAKIKEAEGYSQGVVLKANAEAEARVTIAKAEAEAIRLVSESSDKNFVGNAQIWKKLLVTKATLKDNVKYYIPQGTSLVQVVNECADITPIPLPPVPVAAPSKK; encoded by the coding sequence ATGATATTCTGGATCATAGTCGCGGTCTTCATCTTCTTTATCGGCATCCGCATCGTCCGGCCCATCGAGAAAGGCGTGGTGGAGCGGCTGGGAAGGTTCCGCAAGGTGGCCGACCAGGGCTTCCACTGGATCATCCCGGTGATCGACCGGATGCACAAGATCAACACCACCGAACTGATGATAGACGCCGAGCCCCAGGAAGTGATCACCCTGGACAACCTCAACGCCATGGTGGACGCCCAGGTCTACTTCAAGGTCAAGCGCGACGACGAAAGCATCAAGAACTCCATCTACAACGTCAACAACTACCGGATCCAGATCGTGGCCCTGGCCCGGACCACCCTGAGGAACGTCATCGGCAACCTCTCCCTCAAGGACGCCAACAGCAAGCGGGGCGAGCTCAACCGCCAGCTGCAGGAGACCATGCAGCACGAGACCGCCAACTGGGGGATCGACATCGTCCGCACCGAGCTCAAGGAGATCATGCCGCCCCAGGACGTCCAGGAGACCATGAACAAGGTGGTCAAGGCCCAGAACGAGAAGATTGCCGCGGTGGACTTCGCCACCGCCACCGAGACCCAGGCCGACGGCGCCCGCCGGGCCAAGATCAAGGAGGCCGAGGGCTACTCCCAGGGCGTGGTGCTTAAGGCCAACGCCGAGGCCGAGGCCAGGGTCACCATCGCCAAGGCCGAGGCCGAAGCCATCCGGCTGGTCAGCGAGTCGTCCGACAAGAACTTCGTGGGCAACGCCCAGATCTGGAAGAAGCTGCTGGTGACCAAGGCCACCCTCAAGGACAATGTCAAGTACTACATCCCGCAGGGCACTTCGCTGGTGCAGGTGGTCAACGAATGCGCCGACATCACGCCCATCCCCCTGCCCCCGGTGCCGGTTGCAGCGCCAAGCAAGAAATAA
- a CDS encoding (Fe-S)-binding protein has product MKQVFAPGCGLMLYKPESAQRLHALLNQSLGPMDMLMVCCHHDPQFKSKTEVINICPGCDKRFRNDHANSTTVSLWEILAQGDFFSFPDYKGQKMSILDACPTRDQQRVHKAVRTLLKKMNIELAEPKHTGTKSTCCGDSFYGAIPVEQVKEQMAKRAGEMPAEEVAVYCISCIKSMHIGGKRPRYLIDLLFGQETAPGTFEPDQWHRQLDEYIEKH; this is encoded by the coding sequence ATGAAACAAGTTTTCGCCCCAGGCTGCGGACTGATGCTGTACAAGCCGGAGTCGGCCCAAAGACTGCATGCCCTGCTTAATCAAAGCCTGGGCCCGATGGACATGCTGATGGTCTGCTGTCATCACGACCCGCAGTTCAAGAGCAAGACCGAGGTCATCAACATCTGCCCCGGCTGCGACAAGCGGTTCCGCAACGATCATGCCAACAGCACCACCGTCTCGCTGTGGGAGATCCTGGCCCAGGGCGACTTCTTCTCCTTCCCCGATTACAAGGGGCAAAAGATGTCCATCCTGGACGCCTGCCCCACCCGGGACCAGCAGCGGGTGCACAAGGCCGTCAGGACGCTGCTGAAGAAGATGAACATAGAACTGGCAGAACCCAAGCACACGGGAACCAAGAGCACCTGCTGCGGCGACAGCTTTTACGGGGCCATCCCGGTGGAACAGGTTAAGGAGCAGATGGCCAAACGGGCAGGCGAGATGCCGGCCGAGGAGGTGGCGGTCTACTGCATCTCCTGCATCAAGTCCATGCACATCGGCGGCAAACGCCCACGCTACCTGATAGACCTGCTGTTCGGCCAGGAGACCGCGCCCGGTACCTTTGAACCCGATCAGTGGCACCGTCAGCTGGACGAGTACATAGAGAAACACTGA